One window of the Zea mays cultivar B73 chromosome 3, Zm-B73-REFERENCE-NAM-5.0, whole genome shotgun sequence genome contains the following:
- the LOC109944995 gene encoding uncharacterized protein has product MEILARTKVQSEKAALEERVLELQTQIEQRAQPDRASEEPMSHRGSTSFQHKVMRNKFAAEDEEDNEEYCASEDEELDDEDDQIFHQMQGANSPRSTRHFAEASHSKHDDLVGKDVILYAMLRSDLPVAKGTIVSTKPSTTVGGQILGRQYCEVIVTCVIKRDTVLPRPCANVETMADAYMMSVAWPYKKGVLDKESLYLKTGGYKQLEWLSEGF; this is encoded by the exons ATGGAGATTCTTGCTCGTACAAAGGTTCAAAGTGAGAAGGCTGCTTTAGAAGAGCGTGTACTTGAGCTACAGACTCAAATTGAGCAAAGGGCTCAACCAGACCGGGCAAGTGAAGAGCCCATGTCACATCGCGGCTCTACTTCATTTCAACATAAG GTGATGAGGAACAAGTTTGCTGCTGAGGATGAGGAAGACAATGAAGAATATTGTGCTTCTGAAGATGAGGAATTAGATGATGAGGATGATCAAATATTTCATCAGATGCAAGGTGCAAACTCACCAAGATCTACAAGGCACTTTGCTGAAGCTTCACACTCTAAACATGATGATCTT GTTGGAAAAGATGTCATATTATATGCTATGTTGAGATCTGATTTGCCTGTGGCTAAAGGGACAATTGTTTCTACTAAACCAAGCACCACAGTTGGAGGCCAGATCCTTGGAAGACAATATTGTGAAGTTATTGTAACTTGTGTGATAAAACGAGATACAGTTTTGCCTCGCCCTTGTGCAAATGTGGAAACTATGGCTGATGCTTACATGATGTCAGTTGCATGGCCATACAAGAAA GGTGTTCTGGACAAAGAAAGCTTGTACCTTAAAACAGGAGGATACAAGCAGCTGGAgtggttgtctgaaggcttttga